From the Billgrantia sulfidoxydans genome, one window contains:
- a CDS encoding alpha/beta hydrolase produces the protein MKRPGWTAALLVPLALLLEGCAGPELQTPGPGGSEPRLTSYQVIAGDGYRLPLRHWPATEETEVVVLAIHGFNDHAGSFEIMASALNEHGIEVYAHDQRGFGTTAQRRVWPGYQRLRDDVLLLAALLRERHPDTPLYLVGKSMGAAVTLLAMSADEPPPVDGSVLISPAVWSREAMPWYQRLGLWLGVRLIPQVSFSIRTPRRLGIEPTDDEAIKRQLASDPLILRSARVDTLYGLTRTMGLALEAASELPPPALVLYGDEDQIIPMQAYCALLRRLPDDEGIRLALYPGGYHMLTRYTRRDRTEQDLAAWLLAPGGKLPSGYEVTRESTLASHCD, from the coding sequence ATGAAGCGGCCTGGCTGGACCGCGGCACTGCTCGTACCCCTGGCACTCCTGCTGGAGGGTTGCGCCGGACCGGAGCTGCAGACACCGGGGCCCGGCGGCAGCGAGCCCCGGCTGACCTCCTACCAGGTCATTGCCGGCGATGGCTACCGCCTGCCGCTGCGCCACTGGCCTGCAACGGAGGAAACCGAGGTCGTGGTGCTGGCGATACACGGCTTCAACGACCATGCCGGCAGCTTCGAGATCATGGCCAGCGCCCTGAACGAACATGGCATCGAGGTCTATGCCCACGACCAGCGCGGCTTCGGCACCACTGCGCAGCGTCGAGTGTGGCCCGGCTACCAGCGGCTGCGTGACGACGTCCTCCTGCTCGCCGCGCTGCTGCGCGAGCGCCACCCCGATACGCCGTTGTACCTGGTCGGCAAGAGCATGGGCGCCGCGGTGACGCTGCTCGCCATGAGCGCCGACGAGCCGCCCCCGGTGGACGGCAGCGTGCTGATCTCCCCGGCCGTGTGGAGCAGGGAGGCCATGCCCTGGTACCAGCGCCTCGGATTATGGCTGGGCGTGCGCCTGATCCCCCAGGTCAGCTTCTCGATACGCACCCCCCGTCGCCTGGGCATCGAGCCGACCGACGACGAGGCGATCAAGCGGCAGTTGGCCAGCGACCCGCTGATCCTGCGCAGCGCGCGGGTCGACACCCTCTACGGCCTGACCCGCACCATGGGGCTTGCCCTCGAGGCCGCCAGCGAGCTGCCGCCACCCGCCCTGGTGCTCTACGGCGACGAGGACCAGATCATCCCCATGCAAGCCTACTGCGCCCTGCTGCGACGCCTCCCCGACGATGAAGGGATCCGCCTCGCGCTCTACCCCGGCGGCTACCACATGCTGACACGCTACACGCGGCGCGACCGCACCGAGCAGGACCTCGCAGCCTGGCTGCTTGCGCCCGGTGGCAAGCTGCCCTCAGGCTACGAGGTCACACGTGAGAGCACGCTGGCTTCGCACTGCGATTGA
- a CDS encoding winged helix-turn-helix domain-containing protein, producing MSPSKTQSSFYRRLYLAHLIANGIASVPAIIAATGMPRRTAQDTLKALEELDMRCEFRPAAGERHNSGRYEITDWGPIDRDWVARHAERLRRTLGYPALS from the coding sequence ATGTCACCAAGCAAGACCCAGTCCAGCTTCTATCGTCGCCTCTATCTCGCCCATCTGATTGCCAACGGCATCGCCAGCGTGCCGGCCATCATCGCCGCGACCGGCATGCCCCGGCGTACCGCCCAGGATACGCTCAAGGCGCTCGAGGAGTTGGACATGCGCTGCGAATTTCGTCCCGCCGCGGGCGAACGCCACAACAGCGGCCGCTACGAGATCACCGACTGGGGGCCCATCGACCGGGACTGGGTGGCCCGCCATGCCGAACGGCTGCGCCGCACCCTGGGCTATCCCGCGCTGTCATGA